CTGCAAAATCATTTAatcttatatttaatttaagaCACTTGAAGGAAGGGGGAGAACTTTCCTATACTAATTAATATAGTATTAAACAAATGGATCACAACGCTCTAAGTAAAAATCTAAGGGCTGAATCTAATATTTGGGCTAGTCCAAAAAGCCCATGACAAATGGCTCGCATATAGGAAATTCTCTACAGGTAGCTGCCTAAAGGGACTAATAGTTGTCCCGGATTTCAAAGGCACGCTTCTAGTTCCCATCAAATGTGGAGTGTTATTAAAGAATGAGTCTGAAGCCAATGAGGGACTGCCATGTGTAAAAAAGTACATAACTTTATTCACATACacaattatttataaatagcCTTGATCAAATTTGTCTATgagtttttcatggagatcgGGATGAATTTTTCATCATTTCTATTTATGTGGACGATTTGAATATCATTAGAGTAGATTatttgaaaaatgaaaatgagaTGAAAGATATTGGAAAGACAAAATTTTATCTTGGTTTACAACTTGATCACCTAGAAAATGGAAGTTTTATTCACAATCGACTTACACGTAAAAGATTCTGATAAGATTTTACATAGACAAAGTACATCTATTAAGTAGCCCAATAATTGTTCGATCACTTGAtgtaaataaaaaatcatttcCGACCTCGAGAAAATAGAAAAGAGATTCTTCGTTTTGAAGTATTACATCTTAGTGCAATAGGTGCACTAATATATCTTATTAAGAATATGAGGTTCAATATTTACATTACTTTTATAACGTTTAAGAAGTTGGTTTATTGTATTATAATGCGTTATCTCTcatgttgcaaaaaaaaaaaaaaaagtaaatattgtACTATTTTCTTTAACCAATGGTTTTATTTCACTGGACGTTATTTGATAATGTTTTTAATGAAACAATGCTATATTCTTATGGATGGACATCTAATGGACATCAAATGAGAAATGTTAAAGATgtaattatttagttaattatttaatgGAGGTCTAACATATTAAATGAATGTTTACCAAAGaactatacatatatttattataagtcttacattatttatattagaCTTACTTTTACTTTTTCCATTTGTAAGTATTTTAtacttttatattttcttttgatCTAAGTTGTCTATTATACTGATTTCAATttttacatacatatatattaataaattataatactaTTTGTtggtaaaaaataaataaattttatttttatataaataaaaaatttatatttacttttaggatatagtttccatttttttcaaaataaaagaaattaaataaaaacattaaaaaagaaaaaagaaaaaaaaatatttctgacttctagctcggcgagctggaggCCAGTCCTTGCCTGTAATTCGTTTCGATCCACCCGATTTTTTCAAACGCATCCGAATGGAACCACGAGCTAATCCACGAAGTCTAACCCCCTTCCCACACCTATGTCTAGCCTTAAAAGTATCTCTATCCACAAGGTAGTGGAGTGATGTGGCATGAAAGTGGAGGGAAGTTAGGAGGAAGTTAGTGGTGGTTagtggaggttgaggaagttaGTGAGGTGGCCAAGATAATGGACAAAATACgagagaaaaataaggaaaatgtgttgattaattacccaaaatgcTATCTCAAaattctataaatagaccctccaTTCTTCGTAGTTAATTACCAATTCTTAAGTTCCAATGCTTagttcttaaatttttttttgttcttcaagttcttagctCTAAATCCCCTTTTCTAGCTCTTTTACGTTTCAATTCAAGTCTTTAATAGCCTCTTTTCAAGTTCTTTtcattcaatttagcattcctaaatttaaatttttcaattCGTTAGCTAGAATCACTTTCTAAATTAATGTTTTTTCAGATTCATCCAGTTATTTTTCAAGTCAAATTCCATCTATTTAGAGTCCGTTTTTGCTTTCGATTCCTTCTACATATTTGTTCCTGACTTGCTGAAGTTCAATTCAGCATTTTGATTCGTCCAATTCCGTGTCCAGAAACTCCGTTTACAAGTTGATCTTTCCACATCAAATCgttttagacattctgtttccagctcttaatataatTCGTCCAGTGATTTTCCAGACCCGTTTTCATCTATTTATAgttcgttttagccttcgatcccttctaAACATTTGTTCTTGACTTTTTGAAGTTTAATTTACCCTTTTAATTTGCTTGATTCCCTGTTCTTAAGCACCCATACGGTTCCCCCAAAGTTGAAGGTCGAATCTGCCCCATACTTGCCTACTACAAGTCATAAATTTTCTAGATCAATTCCGCTCGTGCCAACCGACTGCAGTGCTCCGAGGACTTCAAGCCGACACCAATATTCAACGTCTAGCCGAGATAGCTATtatggctccgagtttgtcgttgaatttcaatttttattgttattgcatttcaattatgtattgatttgtttttccaattcaattgatttatcTATAAGTTTAGTATAGAAATATTTCaataattaatttcatttttgttcttACTTTcaacatatgtattcaaaccttcaTTCATATCAATAAAATGCCAAATTTTCatcaaatcttgtgtcaatatcgcatttttaatttttttattttacctgtattagcttaaataaaaataatttaaccagcaaagtttctataatgGCGCTAGAGGTCAAAGAGGAATTTTTTCAATCATTGTGTCCCTCGTCAATCGCTTTATTAGATTTCATCGCCAATCGTTtcattagatttcaagttttagcacgaaattccataaacttaaccaccCAAATAATTGAGGAATAATTTCTCTGACACGTCCACACCTTAACgtacgtgacaaggttgaaaattagtgTTACTcacaaaatatcgctaacactaTCATAATTTATAATAAAGATGAGATAAACTAAAATAATAAgggtaattttaaaaaaaaaatctatatggTTACACTTTAAACGAAGTGCATGTCTGTGGTTTTTTTTCCAAAGGGGTACTGAAGTGTTGACTTTACTAAAAACGATTTTTTCCTTTGATACTATAAAAATGTATATTAACgatcttaaaatgaaaattttcaataactaaagttgtttagtaccatATTTACTataaaaccaaattttttatttttcaaaatcatcatttcggAATTCTCTCTAAATATTCACTTTCTCTCCCTCATCAAATAACACCTAAATGGTTtgaaaagttaaagaattaaagttgtttacaatatcattaatttttggaacttttcaattttgaggtcattGGTCATcttaatttatcaataaaaaaatatccttattttttttgtaaagagAAAAACCTCAGCCATTTCTTGATCGGAAAAAAATCTTAATCTCTGTTTGGATAAAAAGAAAACCACAAGcatgtaattgataaaaaaaaaaaatgtaactacAATGAGTTTTTTGGAATATATCCAAATACTAATGCATATctgaaagataaaaaaaaatgtaggaTAAAGTACCAAAATGAGTTTATGATTTttagggaagtatcaatttaggcttcacgtataaaataacaccaatataggtttaacgtttaaaatagagtattaatttaggctttgataacggaacgtgacacgccgttcatattactccgttaaattCTGTCAATGGTAGGTGGAAAGGGAAACCAAAACTGAACGGAATAgtatgaatgacgtgtcataTTTCGTTATCGAAGCttaaattgttattttttttaaacatactaTTTTATGTGTAAAACCTATATTGATACTTTTCTAAAAACGTTTGGCCTAATACTTTATCCCAAAAAATGTATTCCGTAAAtaactaatatattattttgGTAGTGCTGAAAATCCATGTGTTTTTCCTTTTGGTGAATTGGTGGTTGAGAACCTAAttcttaacttttatttcatgcGCTTCCATAATATATGTCTTTGGAGagaatttttttgtttcataatacACAACATTTTGATTCAATCATACATCAAATATAAACTTATTTAAGTTGTGTTTTTACTACGTGCGAATAGATAAAAGTTAATTATATTGTAGATGCAACTACTATAAAATAAGAATAGGTTGAATAGCGTAGAAGGATTTTGAGCGGGATTCATTTTAGAAATTTTGCAGTAAGAAAAAGAGTAGAAAATGACATGTTTGTTTGAATAGAATCAAGGTGAAGGTGAAACATAATCCTTGGGCCCGTAAGGCTGGAAGAGCTCAGCAAAGAAACCATTTTTACGTTTGGGATTCCAACCCATATCTCTGCATAATTGATCATTATACCATATATGAAGAGCTGCTATACATGATCTTTTGTAATATGGTCCAGCATATCTTTTCTTATAAGCATCCCATTCTTTAATATCTTTTTCCATCTCTTTAATGCTATCTATCTTTATCTTCTCATCAACTAGTTCAGCTACCCATTTGCACCTCATCTCTGATGTGTACAAATTCGCTGCACTTTCTGAATATCCTATTATTGCCAACTGTGGAATCCGAGGATGGATGCATTCCCTACATGTATGTttataacaaaattaaatgatGAAAGGGTTgatgtgtaaaaataaaagaacaGCACTAACCTGTACAAGGGAAGTGATGAATCATTGGATCCAATTATGCATTGTTGAAATTTTGTGGAGACAAATATATTTTGGAGCTTTATGTCTCCTCTAAATCCTGTACCAAAAATAACAAGATCAGCCTCTGTACTATTACCTTCGACATTAATTCCTTGTTTGGAGAAGCTGAATGTTGGAGCTTTCTTGAGTATTATACTTCCCTCTTCCACTTTCTCATAAAAATCATCTGGAACTGTTGATATTGTACATGAATTTATTTCTTCATGAAAACTATGTTCAGGCACCATTCCGAACTTTTCCAAACCTAGCTTCTTCTTTATGTGGCTTTCTACAAATTTTGAAAACGCCCATCTCtgtataaaatatatatgttcAATTAGTAAATATTGtcaaaataaatagaaaagattTACATTTACTTACCACAGGTGAAAGAAATGTTGCCAAGAGACTGTCGAAGAAATTTTCACCAGGCTTGTGAACCAAAAGCTCTGAGAATCTATTTAGATATAAATATCCTAAAGGTATTCCCCATGGAAGATAGTCTGGAAGATTCCAATGCTCTTTCCTGTATAATAATGTGCACG
The window above is part of the Euphorbia lathyris chromosome 3, ddEupLath1.1, whole genome shotgun sequence genome. Proteins encoded here:
- the LOC136221733 gene encoding probable flavin-containing monooxygenase 1, which gives rise to MEKQIAIIGGGISGLLACKYTLSKGFHPIVFEAKSSIGGVWTNTVETTKLQTPKPAYEFSDFPWPDSIPEMFPTSKQVLDYIESYASHFDLIKHIKFNTKVVGINYEGPSDEEMDSWSLWGGNGEAFSSRGKWEIQVQHSESHSNEVYKVDFVILCLGRFSDVPNIPEFPQGKGPEAFDGEVIHAMDYMNMDNESARNFVKGKKVTVVGLQKFAMDIAMECSAANGIEYPCTLLYRKEHWNLPDYLPWGIPLGYLYLNRFSELLVHKPGENFFDSLLATFLSPVRWAFSKFVESHIKKKLGLEKFGMVPEHSFHEEINSCTISTVPDDFYEKVEEGSIILKKAPTFSFSKQGINVEGNSTEADLVIFGTGFRGDIKLQNIFVSTKFQQCIIGSNDSSLPLYRECIHPRIPQLAIIGYSESAANLYTSEMRCKWVAELVDEKIKIDSIKEMEKDIKEWDAYKKRYAGPYYKRSCIAALHIWYNDQLCRDMGWNPKRKNGFFAELFQPYGPKDYVSPSP